In a single window of the Pseudomonadota bacterium genome:
- a CDS encoding tetratricopeptide repeat protein — translation MSFFQELKRRNVIRVAIGYVVVGWALVEASDLLLETFDAPDWIMRAVVLTLAGGLPIALIVAWMFELTPEGIKREDGVDTSEEVRFKARADRKTDLVIMGVLALAVGYFILEKIWQSDAVRGEQLRAIAVLPFADMSAQRDQEYFAEGLTVELLNLLSRKTDLKVTGRTSAFQFKNHEGDFKTIGKTLGVGTILEGSVRAVDNNVRISTSLIDADQGKTLWSAKFDRQLTNIFQVQDEIAQAVVDALEGRLLNKPEEEPEERAVVAAAYKAYQQGNYLQGLISVENQQQAIDYFNQARAADPDFAEPLVGLANANMMLALNLAALDRELGIDRATALIDEALKLGSELPDAYVARALIKQVIARDYTGAEIDLKRALDIDPNHITALRRLGTIYGRFGRYDEAMESFQRIVDRDPLNHLTYSNYSLNALAAGKVDLAEEMISKVLEFKPDSGFANYQLSKVMLAQDNLDAAREANARETSPIWRTIGNGMIACKAQETEAAYAIADDLIAQREVFNASEIYGLCGDSEKVFELLNQAADARDPALIEMKLSWQLAYLRDDPRWHAVLKKIGLPI, via the coding sequence TTGTCTTTCTTTCAGGAACTGAAGCGGCGAAACGTCATTCGCGTCGCGATCGGCTACGTGGTCGTTGGCTGGGCGCTGGTGGAAGCGTCCGATCTGCTGCTCGAAACCTTCGACGCCCCCGACTGGATCATGCGGGCCGTCGTGTTGACCCTGGCCGGCGGCCTGCCGATTGCGCTGATCGTGGCGTGGATGTTCGAGCTGACGCCGGAAGGCATCAAGCGCGAGGACGGCGTCGACACCTCGGAAGAGGTCCGTTTCAAGGCCCGAGCCGACCGCAAGACCGACCTGGTGATCATGGGGGTGCTGGCGTTGGCGGTTGGCTACTTCATCTTGGAGAAGATCTGGCAGTCGGACGCGGTTCGCGGTGAGCAGCTGCGCGCCATCGCGGTACTTCCTTTTGCGGACATGAGCGCGCAGCGTGACCAGGAGTATTTTGCCGAGGGCCTGACCGTCGAGCTGCTTAACCTGTTGTCGCGCAAAACCGATCTCAAGGTCACGGGGCGAACGTCCGCGTTTCAGTTCAAAAATCATGAGGGCGACTTTAAGACCATCGGCAAAACCCTCGGTGTCGGCACGATTCTGGAGGGTTCGGTCCGGGCGGTGGACAACAACGTGCGTATCAGCACCAGTTTGATTGATGCCGATCAGGGCAAGACGCTGTGGTCAGCCAAGTTCGATCGCCAGCTCACCAACATTTTCCAGGTGCAGGATGAAATCGCGCAGGCGGTGGTCGATGCGCTTGAGGGCCGTTTACTGAACAAGCCGGAAGAGGAGCCCGAGGAGCGCGCTGTCGTCGCGGCTGCGTACAAGGCTTATCAGCAGGGCAACTATTTGCAGGGACTGATTTCGGTTGAGAACCAGCAGCAGGCGATCGACTACTTTAATCAGGCGAGAGCGGCTGACCCGGACTTCGCCGAGCCTTTGGTGGGGTTGGCGAACGCCAACATGATGCTGGCTCTGAATTTGGCGGCACTGGACCGCGAGCTGGGCATCGACCGGGCCACCGCACTGATCGATGAGGCGCTGAAGCTGGGGTCGGAGCTGCCTGACGCCTACGTCGCCCGCGCGTTGATCAAACAGGTCATTGCGCGTGACTACACCGGTGCAGAAATCGACCTGAAGCGAGCCCTGGATATTGACCCGAACCACATTACGGCGCTGCGCAGGCTCGGGACCATCTATGGCCGCTTCGGACGCTATGACGAGGCCATGGAGTCGTTCCAGCGTATCGTCGACCGCGATCCGCTCAATCATCTGACTTACTCCAACTACAGCCTGAACGCGCTGGCTGCGGGAAAAGTTGACCTCGCTGAGGAGATGATCAGCAAGGTGCTGGAGTTTAAGCCGGACTCCGGCTTCGCCAACTACCAGCTCAGCAAGGTGATGCTGGCGCAGGACAACCTGGACGCGGCGCGCGAGGCGAACGCACGCGAAACCTCGCCCATCTGGCGAACCATTGGCAACGGCATGATCGCCTGCAAGGCGCAGGAGACAGAGGCGGCCTACGCGATTGCTGATGATCTGATCGCGCAACGTGAGGTGTTCAACGCGTCCGAGATCTACGGGCTTTGTGGTGACAGTGAAAAGGTGTTTGAGCTCCTTAACCAGGCGGCTGACGCCCGGGATCCGGCCCTGATTGAAATGAAGCTCAGCTGGCAGCTGGCCTACCTGCGGGACGACCCGCGTTGGCATGCGGTGCTCAAGAAAATTGGACTGCCCATCTGA